The window GTAGACTTCCAGTTAATAACCGCTATATTTTTCGTAGGGCGACCCTTTAGGGTTGCTTCTTGCTTGCCTTACAATCTTGATGCTTTTACTATTATGGGAAATATCTGTAAATTTCCTTGCGGTGTAAAAAGCGTACCATATCAACGGTATCCCTTTTCATTTTCACACCCAGACGATAATCCCCAACCTTAATTCTAAAATATTCTGTGTAACCCTGTATCTTTTTAACATCCTTCAGCGTAGTCAGTTCTTTAGTTTCTTTGATCTGTTGAATAAGTTTCCAGAGGCGTTTTTTTACGGTAGTCTGATTCTTAATCTTATCAATATCTTGACTAAATTTCTTTGTGTATTTTATCTTCATAGATTATCCTTCCAACTTTGCCAGAATCTCTTTTTCAGAGACATATTCACCTATATCTCCTTCTTCTATTGCCAGACCAAATTTCATATCCAAAATAGCTTC is drawn from bacterium and contains these coding sequences:
- a CDS encoding type II toxin-antitoxin system RelE/ParE family toxin; its protein translation is MKIKYTKKFSQDIDKIKNQTTVKKRLWKLIQQIKETKELTTLKDVKKIQGYTEYFRIKVGDYRLGVKMKRDTVDMVRFLHRKEIYRYFP